In the Bombus pyrosoma isolate SC7728 linkage group LG15, ASM1482585v1, whole genome shotgun sequence genome, one interval contains:
- the LOC122575946 gene encoding DNA repair and recombination protein RAD54-like isoform X1, whose amino-acid sequence MNRSLAPSKNGKRPLLFDISNNVAVRQVVSPVQQTKKKVCRNVKNVQIPEYKAVALSANDVQATHEVISEHEERMKKIFSKPFKIPIPGYQLSGRALGIRLSGPRRPLHDPEEANALVVYSPPELSEHEKLKIDQSKQLVHVVVDPLLCNILRPHQREGVKFMYECVTGKRIEGAYGCIMADEMGLGKTLQCITLLWTLLKQGPEAKPLIEKAIIVAPSSLVKNWYNEIFKWLKNRVQPLAIDGGNKADIDTKLTGFMKTYGRRCINPILIISYETFRLHAQVLHQDEVGLVLCDEGHRLKNSENQTYQALINLKAKRRVLLSGTPIQNDLLEYFSLVHFVNQGLLGTAQEFRKKFEIPILRGQDAAATDTERKLAQERLAELVSIVNKCLIRRTSALLSKYLPLKYELVVCIRMGKLQTDLYNSFIQSDSVRKSMEENSANSKKGKSFSTLAAITLLKKLCCHPDLVYDKILEKSDGFENAAKLMPSNYSTKEIMPELSGKLMVLDCLLASIKTTTNDKIVLVSNYTQTLDLFEKLCHKRCYNYVRLDGTMTIKKRSKVVEKFNDPNSNDFIFMLSSKAGGCGLNLIGANRLVMFDPDWNPANDDQAMARVWRDGQKKLCFIYRFLCTGTIEEKIFQRQAHKKALSSTVVDQEEDVARHFTLNDLRDLFKLEENTISDTHAKFKCKRCVNGIEVKGPPEQSDCNSDLSDWRHIYNPRPLPDIPLRQCWSCGISFVFCHRSHEQVK is encoded by the exons atg AATCGATCTTTGGCACCCAGTAAAAATGGCAAACGCccattattatttgatatatccAATAATGTGGCAGTGCGTCAGGTTGTGTCACCAGTTCAACAAACTAAAAAAAAGGTTTGCCGTAATgtcaaaaatgtacaaataccAGAATACAAAGCAGTTGCTCTTTCTGCTAATGATGTGCAAGCTACCCATGAAGTAATTTCTGAACAT GAAGAACGTATGAAAAAGATCTTTAGTAAACCGTTTAAGATACCAATTCCTGGTTATCAATTATCTGGTCGTGCATTAGGGATACGTTTATCTGGTCCCCGTAGACCTTTACATGATCCTGAGGAAGCTAATGCGCTTGTTGTTTATTCACCTCCTGAATTATCTGaacatgaaaaattgaaaatagatca aTCTAAACAACTTGTACATGTAGTAGTGGATCCtctattatgtaatattttaagacCTCATCAAAGAGAAGGTGTAAAGTTTATGTATGAATGTGTAACAGGAAAACGTATTGAAGGTGCCTATGGGTGTATTATGGCAGATGAAATGGGTCTTGGAAAAACTTTACAATGTATAACTCTGTTATGGACTCTATTAAAACaag GACCCGAAGCTAAACCACTTATAGAGAAAGCTATTATTGTTGCACCAAGTTCATTAGTTAAAAATTGGTATAATGAGATCTTTAAATGGTTGAAAAATAGAGTTCAACCACTAGCCATTGATGGTGGAAACAAAGCAGATATCGACACAAAACTTACTGGATTTATGAAAACTTACGGCCGCAGGTGTATAAATCCTATTCTGATAATCAGTTATGAAACTTTTCGCTTACACGCACAAGTTCTTCATCAAGATGAAGTTGGACTCGTATTATGTGATGAGGGACATCGtctaaaaaattctgaaaatcaAACATATCAAGCGCTTATAAATTTAAAGGCTAAAAGAAGAGTACTACTCAGTGGAACACCTATCCAGAATGatcttttagaatatttctctcTTGTACATTTTGTTAATCAAGGATTATTGGGAACTGCACAa gaatttcgaaaaaaattcgAGATACCAATTTTACGTGGTCAAGATGCAGCTGCAACAGATACTGAACGTAAACTCGCTCAGGAACGTTTAGCGGAATTAGTAAGCATTGTGAATAAATGTCTTATTAGACGCACTAGTGCCTtactttcgaaatatttacctttaaaatatgaattagtGGTGTGTATAAGAATGGGAAAACTACAAACTGACCTTTATAACAGCTTTATACAAAGCGATAGTGTTAGAAAATCAATGGAAG AAAATTCCGCCAATtctaaaaaaggaaaaagttttTCAACACTTGCAGCAATTACactgttgaaaaaattatgttgtCATCCCGATTTggtatatgataaaatattggaaaaatctGATGGATTTGAAAACGCTGCAAAATTAATGCCTTCAAATTACAGCACAaa agAAATCATGCCAGAATTATCCGGAAAGCTAATGGTATTAGATTGTCTCTTAGCTTCTATTAAAACAACGAcgaatgataaaattgtattggTATCTAATTATACACAAACTCTCGATCTGTTTGAGAAACTGTGTCATAAACGTTGTTATAACTATGTTAGATTAGACGGCACTATgactattaaaaaaagatcaaaagtagtagaaaaatttaatgatcCAAATAGCAATGACTTTATTTTTATGCTCAGCTCCAAAGCTGGGGGCTGTGGATTAAATCTTATTGGTGCAAATCGACTTGTCATGTTCGATCCTGACTGGAATCCTGCAAATGATGATCAAGCTATGGCAAGAGTTTGGAGGGATGGTCAGAAAAAACTTTGTTTCATATATCGTTTTCTTTGT ACTGGTACTATTGaggaaaaaatttttcaaaggcAAGCGCATAAAAAAGCATTAAGTTCTACAGTCGTAGATCAGGAAGAAGACGTTGCAAgacattttacattaaatgatttacgagatttatttaaattagaagaaaatactATATCAGATACTCACGCTAA GTTCAAATGTAAAAGGTGCGTCAATGGTATAGAAGTAAAAGGACCACCCGAACAATCTGACTGTAATTCAGATTTGTCAGATTGGAGGCACATCTATAATCCACGACCTTTACCAGATATACCATTACGACAATGCTGGTCATGtggaatttcttttgttttctgtCATCGATCGCATGAACAAGTTAAATAA
- the LOC122575950 gene encoding glutathione hydrolase 7-like isoform X4, whose amino-acid sequence MYCGDGLKFIISCFTILTISITTTLILQILYADGSPQNTAGVHGAVATDYTNCSQIGTKILRKGGNAIDAAIAATICMTVVAPHKTGLGGGGYMMLYNHKEQTEPIIIDFANNTIKDNFLQNGIRIPAVLRGLEYAHTLKGKLPWSEIVKPSVSLAKEGFVVSKELASEVSKNIDYEILYGHISAGDILKLHDLSNLLNAVGLEGTNVLYNGTFSQKLLHDRIKLSKLLPQLVNYKPDVYIAKKSSFYKHVIYYPPHMSLLKSMIAALEDLNISTDNASIVGADIQVAKTLINSVSIPLQLKQHVEEERYTGVVAMDWEDTYVCIITGLGAPFGLGYMSTVGFLLDKADTNNTLSMLVPIIFHNEKALCGLRGVFGTDDTLIIGQLLYSIIVRQLNVSEAIEYPRYYFSSDGFVIENDPKHSIDTLMRNQLNLIVPAPQLKTDSVLKSVNAIIKRKDLMSSHSDSRGGGLASRF is encoded by the exons ATGTATTGTGGAGATggtttaaaattcattataagCTGTTTCACCATTTTGACAATTTCTATTACAAcaacattaattttacaaatattatatgctGATGGGAGCCCACAG aATACTGCTGGTGTACATGGTGCTGTTGCAACAGATTATACAAATTGTTCACAAATTGGAACCAAAATATTACGGAAAGGTGGTAATGCAATAGATGCAGCTATAGCAGCTACTATTTGTATGACAGTAGTTGCTCCACATAAGACTGGTCTGGGTGG aggtggttatatgatgttatataATCATAAAGAACAGACGGAAccaattattattgattttgctaataatacaattaaag acaattttttacaaaatggaaTACGTATACCAGCAGTATTAAGAGGATTAGAATATGCACATACATTAAAAGGTAAACTACCATGGAGTGAAATTGTTAAACCTTCTGTATCTTTAGCCAAAGAAGGATTTGTTGTATCAAAGGAGCTAGCAAGTGAAgtatcaaaaaatattgattatgaaattttatatggGCACATTAGTGCAGGAGATATACTAAAGTTACACGATCTTAGCAATTTGTTAAATGCTGTAGGACTGGAAGGAACTAATG taTTATACAATGGAACTTTTTCACAAAAGCTTCTACATGATAGAATTAAACTATCAAAGCTACTTCCACAGTTAGTAAATTATAAACCTGATGTATATATAGCAAAAAAGTCAAGCTTTTATaaacatgtaatatattatcctCCACATATGtcattattaaaatcaatgaTTGCAGCACTGGAAGATCTTAACATATCTACTGATAATGCATCCATAGTAGGAGCAGATATACAAGTAGctaaaacattaataaattcagTATCAATACCATTACAATTAAAACAACATG ttgaagaagaaagatatacTGGAGTTGTTGCAATGGATTGGGAAGATACTTATGTTTGTATTATAAC TGGACTTGGTGCACCATTTGGTCTTGGATATATGTCAACTGTTGGCTTCCTGCTAGATAAAGCTGATACCAATAATACCTTATCTATGCTTGTTCCCATAATCTTTCATAATGAAAAAGCATTATGTGGATTAAGAGGAGTGTTTGGAACTGATGATACATTAATTATTGGACAATTATTGTACAGTATTATAGTGCGTCAATTAAATGTTTCTGAAGCTATTGAATATCCAAG gtattatttttcatcagATGGATTTGTGATAGAAAATGATCCAAAACATTCTATAGATACATTAATGCGAAATCAATTAAACTTAATAGTACCAGCACCACAATTAAAGACTGATTCAGTATTAAAAAGCGTGAATGCAatcataaaaaggaaagatctAATGTCAAGTCATTCAGATAGTCGTGGAGGTGGCCTTGCAtcaagattttaa
- the LOC122575950 gene encoding glutathione hydrolase 7-like isoform X3, whose product MFTINSSGEECPLTKSRSYKYTLTMYCGDGLKFIISCFTILTISITTTLILQILYADGSPQNTAGVHGAVATDYTNCSQIGTKILRKGGNAIDAAIAATICMTVVAPHKTGLGGGGYMMLYNHKEQTEPIIIDFANNTIKDNFLQNGIRIPAVLRGLEYAHTLKGKLPWSEIVKPSVSLAKEGFVVSKELASEVSKNIDYEILYGHISAGDILKLHDLSNLLNAVGLEGTNVLYNGTFSQKLLHDRIKLSKLLPQLVNYKPDVYIAKKSSFYKHVIYYPPHMSLLKSMIAALEDLNISTDNASIVGADIQVAKTLINSVSIPLQLKQHVEEERYTGVVAMDWEDTYVCIITGLGAPFGLGYMSTVGFLLDKADTNNTLSMLVPIIFHNEKALCGLRGVFGTDDTLIIGQLLYSIIVRQLNVSEAIEYPRYYFSSDGFVIENDPKHSIDTLMRNQLNLIVPAPQLKTDSVLKSVNAIIKRKDLMSSHSDSRGGGLASRF is encoded by the exons atgtttactataaata gcTCTGGAGAAGAATGTCCTTTAACAAAAAGTAGAAGTTACAAATACACATTAACTATGTATTGTGGAGATggtttaaaattcattataagCTGTTTCACCATTTTGACAATTTCTATTACAAcaacattaattttacaaatattatatgctGATGGGAGCCCACAG aATACTGCTGGTGTACATGGTGCTGTTGCAACAGATTATACAAATTGTTCACAAATTGGAACCAAAATATTACGGAAAGGTGGTAATGCAATAGATGCAGCTATAGCAGCTACTATTTGTATGACAGTAGTTGCTCCACATAAGACTGGTCTGGGTGG aggtggttatatgatgttatataATCATAAAGAACAGACGGAAccaattattattgattttgctaataatacaattaaag acaattttttacaaaatggaaTACGTATACCAGCAGTATTAAGAGGATTAGAATATGCACATACATTAAAAGGTAAACTACCATGGAGTGAAATTGTTAAACCTTCTGTATCTTTAGCCAAAGAAGGATTTGTTGTATCAAAGGAGCTAGCAAGTGAAgtatcaaaaaatattgattatgaaattttatatggGCACATTAGTGCAGGAGATATACTAAAGTTACACGATCTTAGCAATTTGTTAAATGCTGTAGGACTGGAAGGAACTAATG taTTATACAATGGAACTTTTTCACAAAAGCTTCTACATGATAGAATTAAACTATCAAAGCTACTTCCACAGTTAGTAAATTATAAACCTGATGTATATATAGCAAAAAAGTCAAGCTTTTATaaacatgtaatatattatcctCCACATATGtcattattaaaatcaatgaTTGCAGCACTGGAAGATCTTAACATATCTACTGATAATGCATCCATAGTAGGAGCAGATATACAAGTAGctaaaacattaataaattcagTATCAATACCATTACAATTAAAACAACATG ttgaagaagaaagatatacTGGAGTTGTTGCAATGGATTGGGAAGATACTTATGTTTGTATTATAAC TGGACTTGGTGCACCATTTGGTCTTGGATATATGTCAACTGTTGGCTTCCTGCTAGATAAAGCTGATACCAATAATACCTTATCTATGCTTGTTCCCATAATCTTTCATAATGAAAAAGCATTATGTGGATTAAGAGGAGTGTTTGGAACTGATGATACATTAATTATTGGACAATTATTGTACAGTATTATAGTGCGTCAATTAAATGTTTCTGAAGCTATTGAATATCCAAG gtattatttttcatcagATGGATTTGTGATAGAAAATGATCCAAAACATTCTATAGATACATTAATGCGAAATCAATTAAACTTAATAGTACCAGCACCACAATTAAAGACTGATTCAGTATTAAAAAGCGTGAATGCAatcataaaaaggaaagatctAATGTCAAGTCATTCAGATAGTCGTGGAGGTGGCCTTGCAtcaagattttaa
- the LOC122575950 gene encoding glutathione hydrolase 7-like isoform X2, with product MMRYNNSCSGEECPLTKSRSYKYTLTMYCGDGLKFIISCFTILTISITTTLILQILYADGSPQNTAGVHGAVATDYTNCSQIGTKILRKGGNAIDAAIAATICMTVVAPHKTGLGGGGYMMLYNHKEQTEPIIIDFANNTIKDNFLQNGIRIPAVLRGLEYAHTLKGKLPWSEIVKPSVSLAKEGFVVSKELASEVSKNIDYEILYGHISAGDILKLHDLSNLLNAVGLEGTNVLYNGTFSQKLLHDRIKLSKLLPQLVNYKPDVYIAKKSSFYKHVIYYPPHMSLLKSMIAALEDLNISTDNASIVGADIQVAKTLINSVSIPLQLKQHVEEERYTGVVAMDWEDTYVCIITGLGAPFGLGYMSTVGFLLDKADTNNTLSMLVPIIFHNEKALCGLRGVFGTDDTLIIGQLLYSIIVRQLNVSEAIEYPRYYFSSDGFVIENDPKHSIDTLMRNQLNLIVPAPQLKTDSVLKSVNAIIKRKDLMSSHSDSRGGGLASRF from the exons ATGATGCGctataataattctt gcTCTGGAGAAGAATGTCCTTTAACAAAAAGTAGAAGTTACAAATACACATTAACTATGTATTGTGGAGATggtttaaaattcattataagCTGTTTCACCATTTTGACAATTTCTATTACAAcaacattaattttacaaatattatatgctGATGGGAGCCCACAG aATACTGCTGGTGTACATGGTGCTGTTGCAACAGATTATACAAATTGTTCACAAATTGGAACCAAAATATTACGGAAAGGTGGTAATGCAATAGATGCAGCTATAGCAGCTACTATTTGTATGACAGTAGTTGCTCCACATAAGACTGGTCTGGGTGG aggtggttatatgatgttatataATCATAAAGAACAGACGGAAccaattattattgattttgctaataatacaattaaag acaattttttacaaaatggaaTACGTATACCAGCAGTATTAAGAGGATTAGAATATGCACATACATTAAAAGGTAAACTACCATGGAGTGAAATTGTTAAACCTTCTGTATCTTTAGCCAAAGAAGGATTTGTTGTATCAAAGGAGCTAGCAAGTGAAgtatcaaaaaatattgattatgaaattttatatggGCACATTAGTGCAGGAGATATACTAAAGTTACACGATCTTAGCAATTTGTTAAATGCTGTAGGACTGGAAGGAACTAATG taTTATACAATGGAACTTTTTCACAAAAGCTTCTACATGATAGAATTAAACTATCAAAGCTACTTCCACAGTTAGTAAATTATAAACCTGATGTATATATAGCAAAAAAGTCAAGCTTTTATaaacatgtaatatattatcctCCACATATGtcattattaaaatcaatgaTTGCAGCACTGGAAGATCTTAACATATCTACTGATAATGCATCCATAGTAGGAGCAGATATACAAGTAGctaaaacattaataaattcagTATCAATACCATTACAATTAAAACAACATG ttgaagaagaaagatatacTGGAGTTGTTGCAATGGATTGGGAAGATACTTATGTTTGTATTATAAC TGGACTTGGTGCACCATTTGGTCTTGGATATATGTCAACTGTTGGCTTCCTGCTAGATAAAGCTGATACCAATAATACCTTATCTATGCTTGTTCCCATAATCTTTCATAATGAAAAAGCATTATGTGGATTAAGAGGAGTGTTTGGAACTGATGATACATTAATTATTGGACAATTATTGTACAGTATTATAGTGCGTCAATTAAATGTTTCTGAAGCTATTGAATATCCAAG gtattatttttcatcagATGGATTTGTGATAGAAAATGATCCAAAACATTCTATAGATACATTAATGCGAAATCAATTAAACTTAATAGTACCAGCACCACAATTAAAGACTGATTCAGTATTAAAAAGCGTGAATGCAatcataaaaaggaaagatctAATGTCAAGTCATTCAGATAGTCGTGGAGGTGGCCTTGCAtcaagattttaa
- the LOC122575946 gene encoding DNA repair and recombination protein RAD54-like isoform X2, producing MSIDIAEMLKEPRMIKVCAPMVRYSKLQFRTLVRQYDCDICFTPMILADSFVQSEKARDNEFSTNNGDKPLVVQFAAKNVYDFLNATELVAPYCNGVDLNCGCPQRWALKDGYGADLLKKPDLVKDLIYQNRSLAPSKNGKRPLLFDISNNVAVRQVVSPVQQTKKKVCRNVKNVQIPEYKAVALSANDVQATHEVISEHEERMKKIFSKPFKIPIPGYQLSGRALGIRLSGPRRPLHDPEEANALVVYSPPELSEHEKLKIDQSKQLVHVVVDPLLCNILRPHQREGVKFMYECVTGKRIEGAYGCIMADEMGLGKTLQCITLLWTLLKQGPEAKPLIEKAIIVAPSSLVKNWYNEIFKWLKNRVQPLAIDGGNKADIDTKLTGFMKTYGRRCINPILIISYETFRLHAQVLHQDEVGLVLCDEGHRLKNSENQTYQALINLKAKRRVLLSGTPIQNDLLEYFSLVHFVNQGLLGTAQEFRKKFEIPILRGQDAAATDTERKLAQERLAELVSIVNKCLIRRTSALLSKYLPLKYELVVCIRMGKLQTDLYNSFIQSDSVRKSMEENSANSKKGKSFSTLAAITLLKKLCCHPDLVYDKILEKSDGFENAAKLMPSNYSTKEIMPELSGKLMVLDCLLASIKTTTNDKIVLVSNYTQTLDLFEKLCHKRCYNYVRLDGTMTIKKRSKVVEKFNDPNSNDFIFMLSSKAGGCGLNLIGANRLVMFDPDWNPANDDQAMARVWRDGQKKLCFIYRFLCTGTIEEKIFQRQAHKKALSSTVVDQEEDVARHFTLNDLRDLFKLEENTISDTHAKFKCKRCVNGIEVKGPPEQSDCNSDLSDWRHIYNPRPLPDIPLRQCWSCGISFVFCHRSHEQVK from the exons atgtccatTGATATAGCAGAAATGTTAAAAGAACCAAGAATGATAAAAGTATGTGCACCAATGGTTAGATACAGCAA aTTACAGTTTCGAACTTTAGTAAGACAGTATGATTGTGATATATGTTTTACACCTATGATCTTAGCTGATTCATTTGTACAATCTGAAAAAGCCAGAGATAATGAGTTTTCAACTAATAATGGGGATAAGCCATTAGTTGTTCAATTTGCTgctaaaaatgtatatgacTTTCTTAATGCAACAGAACTGGTCGCCCC atATTGTAATGGAGTTGACTTAAATTGTGGGTGCCCTCAGCGTTGGGCATTAAAAGATGGGTATGGAGCTGACTTACTTAAGAAACCAGATCTTgtaaaagatttaatatatCAA AATCGATCTTTGGCACCCAGTAAAAATGGCAAACGCccattattatttgatatatccAATAATGTGGCAGTGCGTCAGGTTGTGTCACCAGTTCAACAAACTAAAAAAAAGGTTTGCCGTAATgtcaaaaatgtacaaataccAGAATACAAAGCAGTTGCTCTTTCTGCTAATGATGTGCAAGCTACCCATGAAGTAATTTCTGAACAT GAAGAACGTATGAAAAAGATCTTTAGTAAACCGTTTAAGATACCAATTCCTGGTTATCAATTATCTGGTCGTGCATTAGGGATACGTTTATCTGGTCCCCGTAGACCTTTACATGATCCTGAGGAAGCTAATGCGCTTGTTGTTTATTCACCTCCTGAATTATCTGaacatgaaaaattgaaaatagatca aTCTAAACAACTTGTACATGTAGTAGTGGATCCtctattatgtaatattttaagacCTCATCAAAGAGAAGGTGTAAAGTTTATGTATGAATGTGTAACAGGAAAACGTATTGAAGGTGCCTATGGGTGTATTATGGCAGATGAAATGGGTCTTGGAAAAACTTTACAATGTATAACTCTGTTATGGACTCTATTAAAACaag GACCCGAAGCTAAACCACTTATAGAGAAAGCTATTATTGTTGCACCAAGTTCATTAGTTAAAAATTGGTATAATGAGATCTTTAAATGGTTGAAAAATAGAGTTCAACCACTAGCCATTGATGGTGGAAACAAAGCAGATATCGACACAAAACTTACTGGATTTATGAAAACTTACGGCCGCAGGTGTATAAATCCTATTCTGATAATCAGTTATGAAACTTTTCGCTTACACGCACAAGTTCTTCATCAAGATGAAGTTGGACTCGTATTATGTGATGAGGGACATCGtctaaaaaattctgaaaatcaAACATATCAAGCGCTTATAAATTTAAAGGCTAAAAGAAGAGTACTACTCAGTGGAACACCTATCCAGAATGatcttttagaatatttctctcTTGTACATTTTGTTAATCAAGGATTATTGGGAACTGCACAa gaatttcgaaaaaaattcgAGATACCAATTTTACGTGGTCAAGATGCAGCTGCAACAGATACTGAACGTAAACTCGCTCAGGAACGTTTAGCGGAATTAGTAAGCATTGTGAATAAATGTCTTATTAGACGCACTAGTGCCTtactttcgaaatatttacctttaaaatatgaattagtGGTGTGTATAAGAATGGGAAAACTACAAACTGACCTTTATAACAGCTTTATACAAAGCGATAGTGTTAGAAAATCAATGGAAG AAAATTCCGCCAATtctaaaaaaggaaaaagttttTCAACACTTGCAGCAATTACactgttgaaaaaattatgttgtCATCCCGATTTggtatatgataaaatattggaaaaatctGATGGATTTGAAAACGCTGCAAAATTAATGCCTTCAAATTACAGCACAaa agAAATCATGCCAGAATTATCCGGAAAGCTAATGGTATTAGATTGTCTCTTAGCTTCTATTAAAACAACGAcgaatgataaaattgtattggTATCTAATTATACACAAACTCTCGATCTGTTTGAGAAACTGTGTCATAAACGTTGTTATAACTATGTTAGATTAGACGGCACTATgactattaaaaaaagatcaaaagtagtagaaaaatttaatgatcCAAATAGCAATGACTTTATTTTTATGCTCAGCTCCAAAGCTGGGGGCTGTGGATTAAATCTTATTGGTGCAAATCGACTTGTCATGTTCGATCCTGACTGGAATCCTGCAAATGATGATCAAGCTATGGCAAGAGTTTGGAGGGATGGTCAGAAAAAACTTTGTTTCATATATCGTTTTCTTTGT ACTGGTACTATTGaggaaaaaatttttcaaaggcAAGCGCATAAAAAAGCATTAAGTTCTACAGTCGTAGATCAGGAAGAAGACGTTGCAAgacattttacattaaatgatttacgagatttatttaaattagaagaaaatactATATCAGATACTCACGCTAA GTTCAAATGTAAAAGGTGCGTCAATGGTATAGAAGTAAAAGGACCACCCGAACAATCTGACTGTAATTCAGATTTGTCAGATTGGAGGCACATCTATAATCCACGACCTTTACCAGATATACCATTACGACAATGCTGGTCATGtggaatttcttttgttttctgtCATCGATCGCATGAACAAGTTAAATAA
- the LOC122575950 gene encoding glutathione hydrolase 7-like isoform X1 — MFIALITTFFTCSGEECPLTKSRSYKYTLTMYCGDGLKFIISCFTILTISITTTLILQILYADGSPQNTAGVHGAVATDYTNCSQIGTKILRKGGNAIDAAIAATICMTVVAPHKTGLGGGGYMMLYNHKEQTEPIIIDFANNTIKDNFLQNGIRIPAVLRGLEYAHTLKGKLPWSEIVKPSVSLAKEGFVVSKELASEVSKNIDYEILYGHISAGDILKLHDLSNLLNAVGLEGTNVLYNGTFSQKLLHDRIKLSKLLPQLVNYKPDVYIAKKSSFYKHVIYYPPHMSLLKSMIAALEDLNISTDNASIVGADIQVAKTLINSVSIPLQLKQHVEEERYTGVVAMDWEDTYVCIITGLGAPFGLGYMSTVGFLLDKADTNNTLSMLVPIIFHNEKALCGLRGVFGTDDTLIIGQLLYSIIVRQLNVSEAIEYPRYYFSSDGFVIENDPKHSIDTLMRNQLNLIVPAPQLKTDSVLKSVNAIIKRKDLMSSHSDSRGGGLASRF; from the exons ATGTTTATTGCTTTGATtactacattttttacat gcTCTGGAGAAGAATGTCCTTTAACAAAAAGTAGAAGTTACAAATACACATTAACTATGTATTGTGGAGATggtttaaaattcattataagCTGTTTCACCATTTTGACAATTTCTATTACAAcaacattaattttacaaatattatatgctGATGGGAGCCCACAG aATACTGCTGGTGTACATGGTGCTGTTGCAACAGATTATACAAATTGTTCACAAATTGGAACCAAAATATTACGGAAAGGTGGTAATGCAATAGATGCAGCTATAGCAGCTACTATTTGTATGACAGTAGTTGCTCCACATAAGACTGGTCTGGGTGG aggtggttatatgatgttatataATCATAAAGAACAGACGGAAccaattattattgattttgctaataatacaattaaag acaattttttacaaaatggaaTACGTATACCAGCAGTATTAAGAGGATTAGAATATGCACATACATTAAAAGGTAAACTACCATGGAGTGAAATTGTTAAACCTTCTGTATCTTTAGCCAAAGAAGGATTTGTTGTATCAAAGGAGCTAGCAAGTGAAgtatcaaaaaatattgattatgaaattttatatggGCACATTAGTGCAGGAGATATACTAAAGTTACACGATCTTAGCAATTTGTTAAATGCTGTAGGACTGGAAGGAACTAATG taTTATACAATGGAACTTTTTCACAAAAGCTTCTACATGATAGAATTAAACTATCAAAGCTACTTCCACAGTTAGTAAATTATAAACCTGATGTATATATAGCAAAAAAGTCAAGCTTTTATaaacatgtaatatattatcctCCACATATGtcattattaaaatcaatgaTTGCAGCACTGGAAGATCTTAACATATCTACTGATAATGCATCCATAGTAGGAGCAGATATACAAGTAGctaaaacattaataaattcagTATCAATACCATTACAATTAAAACAACATG ttgaagaagaaagatatacTGGAGTTGTTGCAATGGATTGGGAAGATACTTATGTTTGTATTATAAC TGGACTTGGTGCACCATTTGGTCTTGGATATATGTCAACTGTTGGCTTCCTGCTAGATAAAGCTGATACCAATAATACCTTATCTATGCTTGTTCCCATAATCTTTCATAATGAAAAAGCATTATGTGGATTAAGAGGAGTGTTTGGAACTGATGATACATTAATTATTGGACAATTATTGTACAGTATTATAGTGCGTCAATTAAATGTTTCTGAAGCTATTGAATATCCAAG gtattatttttcatcagATGGATTTGTGATAGAAAATGATCCAAAACATTCTATAGATACATTAATGCGAAATCAATTAAACTTAATAGTACCAGCACCACAATTAAAGACTGATTCAGTATTAAAAAGCGTGAATGCAatcataaaaaggaaagatctAATGTCAAGTCATTCAGATAGTCGTGGAGGTGGCCTTGCAtcaagattttaa